In one Pseudodesulfovibrio tunisiensis genomic region, the following are encoded:
- the flgN gene encoding flagellar export chaperone FlgN, with protein sequence MIRFVVENLVRQNKAMLLLSALLEEEFSRLQKGEPRSVSQIELSIQELMRQIAVERASLRRLVGRVHAGAQRVSDLYPAVDETVRGELQGLLQILDDTEQRCAVQAGKNKGLVTALYDQSRKLLGFMHEEVRPKPKNAYSAKGRFVNSYTGARLIQGRF encoded by the coding sequence ATGATCCGTTTCGTGGTGGAAAATCTTGTCCGGCAGAACAAGGCCATGCTGCTGCTTTCCGCCCTGCTTGAGGAAGAATTTTCCCGTCTGCAGAAGGGCGAACCCAGAAGCGTTTCCCAGATCGAGCTTTCCATTCAGGAACTCATGCGCCAGATCGCGGTCGAGCGTGCTTCCCTGCGTCGGCTCGTGGGCCGGGTTCATGCCGGGGCGCAACGCGTGTCCGACCTGTATCCCGCCGTGGACGAGACGGTCCGGGGCGAATTGCAGGGCCTGCTGCAGATTCTGGACGATACCGAGCAGAGGTGCGCGGTGCAGGCCGGGAAGAACAAGGGGCTGGTCACGGCTCTGTATGATCAGAGCAGGAAACTGCTCGGATTCATGCATGAGGAAGTTCGTCCCAAGCCGAAGAACGCCTATTCCGCCAAGGGGCGTTTCGTGAACAGCTACACCGGTGCCCGCCTGATTCAGGGGAGGTTCTAG
- a CDS encoding rod-binding protein encodes MNTPGIDPQMLTRSNEAQEMVRFKVKMDSLKQRLQGGNPKEKQLKEAAQNFEAVFISKIWQQMKATVPKEGYMHNNQEDMYLSMFDRAFSEKMAKAGGIGLADMIYGQLSEKLKETSRDALTGKVDIKPVKSQPIALNRDGSPIPLQDRSRGIVLEQWGGDVEEPGRDAAPAGKSEDSAMSRDDIVSGLLGRRASGRNGLSDAEVQRRIQDLTRRLEAERDGTDATASVGRIIAKKG; translated from the coding sequence ATGAATACCCCGGGAATCGATCCGCAGATGTTGACCAGGTCGAATGAAGCCCAGGAAATGGTCCGCTTCAAGGTGAAGATGGACTCGCTCAAGCAGCGGCTTCAGGGGGGGAACCCCAAGGAAAAGCAGCTCAAGGAGGCCGCGCAGAACTTCGAGGCCGTGTTCATCAGCAAGATATGGCAGCAGATGAAGGCCACGGTTCCCAAGGAAGGGTACATGCACAACAATCAGGAGGACATGTATCTCTCCATGTTCGACCGGGCGTTTTCTGAAAAGATGGCCAAGGCCGGCGGAATCGGGCTTGCGGACATGATTTACGGCCAGCTCAGCGAAAAGCTCAAGGAGACCAGCCGGGACGCACTGACCGGCAAGGTGGACATCAAGCCGGTCAAGTCCCAACCCATTGCCCTGAACCGGGACGGCTCGCCCATTCCCCTGCAGGATCGCAGCCGGGGCATTGTTCTGGAGCAGTGGGGCGGTGATGTGGAGGAGCCGGGCAGGGACGCGGCACCCGCCGGAAAATCCGAAGATTCGGCCATGTCCCGGGATGACATCGTGTCCGGTCTGCTGGGACGGCGTGCTTCGGGGCGGAACGGGTTGTCGGATGCGGAAGTGCAGCGCAGAATTCAGGATTTGACCCGCCGTCTTGAGGCGGAGCGGGACGGAACCGACGCAACGGCTTCGGTTGGCCGGATTATTGCAAAAAAAGGGTGA
- a CDS encoding flagellar basal body P-ring protein FlgI, with the protein MNVRPFNEIKWRAAQVCLLVAILTVCGLLAPVDADAARLKDIASFSGVRTNELVGYGLVVGLAGTGDGTSSKFTLQSMSNMLEKMGVEANPDTLKPKNVASVMVTAKMPVSVKPGARIDVTVSSLGDAKSLLGGVLLLTPLKGLDGRVYAVAQGSMTIGGFATGGEAAAAQKNIPTVGRIPNGATVERGVPFAFNRQDKLVLNLSMRDFGTTMQVVNKINASMGGDYARAQDVSTVELELPERFRGNMVPLMASLENLDISPDGKARVVVDEKTGTVVLGQDVRLTKCAVAHGNLQIVVAESEQVSQPGPFSDGQTVVTPQTDLAVQEQNNSLMLMEGATLQELVDGLNAIGAAPRDLISIIRTLKVAGALHAELEVI; encoded by the coding sequence ATGAATGTTCGGCCTTTCAATGAAATCAAATGGCGTGCCGCGCAGGTCTGCCTGCTGGTCGCGATCCTGACGGTTTGCGGCCTGCTGGCTCCGGTTGATGCGGATGCGGCCCGGCTCAAGGACATTGCCTCGTTCAGCGGGGTGCGGACCAACGAACTGGTCGGGTACGGCCTGGTTGTCGGTCTGGCCGGAACCGGGGACGGCACTTCATCCAAGTTCACGCTTCAGTCCATGTCCAACATGCTGGAGAAGATGGGGGTGGAGGCCAATCCCGACACGCTCAAGCCCAAGAACGTGGCCTCGGTCATGGTCACGGCCAAGATGCCCGTATCGGTCAAGCCCGGGGCGCGTATCGACGTGACCGTGTCGTCCCTCGGCGATGCCAAGAGTCTGCTCGGCGGCGTTCTGCTGCTGACGCCGCTCAAGGGATTGGACGGTCGCGTGTATGCCGTGGCGCAGGGCTCCATGACCATCGGCGGATTCGCCACTGGTGGCGAGGCTGCCGCTGCCCAGAAGAACATTCCCACCGTGGGCCGGATTCCCAATGGCGCTACCGTGGAACGCGGCGTTCCCTTTGCCTTCAATCGTCAGGACAAGCTGGTCCTGAATCTGAGCATGCGCGATTTCGGCACCACAATGCAGGTGGTCAACAAGATCAACGCGTCCATGGGCGGGGATTATGCCCGCGCTCAGGATGTTTCCACCGTGGAACTGGAACTGCCCGAACGGTTTCGGGGCAACATGGTGCCGCTCATGGCTTCGCTGGAGAATCTGGACATTTCCCCGGACGGCAAGGCCCGTGTGGTGGTGGATGAAAAGACCGGCACCGTGGTGCTGGGGCAGGACGTGCGTCTGACCAAGTGCGCCGTGGCGCATGGCAATCTTCAGATCGTGGTGGCCGAGAGCGAGCAGGTGAGCCAGCCCGGTCCGTTTTCCGACGGCCAGACCGTGGTCACGCCCCAGACCGACCTTGCCGTGCAGGAACAGAACAACAGCCTGATGCTCATGGAAGGCGCGACGCTTCAGGAACTCGTGGACGGCCTCAACGCCATAGGCGCGGCCCCGCGCGACCTGATCTCCATCATTCGCACCCTCAAGGTGGCGGGTGCGCTGCATGCCGAGCTGGAGGTGATCTAG
- a CDS encoding flagellar basal body L-ring protein FlgH, with amino-acid sequence MKTYFSILMCAAILAGCAPRYQEQPMPILTPPVIEEQNPESNPGSLFDANRSEFLFEDNRAKRVGDIVLVNVDEVSSTRIKAETKAKKDNKNSMAVTAYPKHGLLGNLPLAKELGAETGMNIGATTLNDLKSNGETKNESEFTATVATRIVRRLPGNILQVEGARRIRVNHETQFLVVRGLIRQRDIGSDNSISSSNLAEAQIEVYGQGVLTDKQRPGWLSRLLDNIYPF; translated from the coding sequence ATGAAGACGTATTTTTCGATCCTGATGTGTGCGGCCATCCTGGCGGGATGCGCGCCCAGGTATCAGGAGCAGCCCATGCCCATCCTCACGCCTCCGGTGATCGAGGAGCAGAATCCGGAATCCAACCCCGGCTCCCTGTTCGACGCCAACCGGTCCGAGTTCCTTTTCGAGGACAACCGGGCCAAGCGCGTGGGCGATATCGTGCTGGTCAATGTGGACGAGGTGTCCAGCACCCGGATCAAGGCCGAGACCAAGGCCAAGAAGGACAACAAGAATTCCATGGCCGTGACCGCGTATCCCAAGCACGGCCTGCTCGGAAATCTGCCCCTGGCCAAGGAGCTGGGAGCCGAGACCGGGATGAACATCGGCGCGACCACGCTCAACGACCTCAAGTCCAATGGCGAAACCAAGAACGAATCCGAATTCACGGCCACCGTGGCCACGCGCATCGTGCGCCGTCTGCCGGGCAACATCCTTCAGGTGGAGGGCGCGCGTCGCATCCGGGTCAATCACGAAACCCAGTTTCTGGTGGTGCGCGGTCTGATCCGTCAGCGTGACATCGGCTCGGACAATTCCATCAGCTCCTCGAATCTGGCCGAAGCCCAGATCGAGGTCTACGGACAGGGTGTGCTCACGGACAAGCAGCGGCCCGGTTGGCTGTCCCGGTTGCTGGACAACATCTATCCCTTCTAG
- the flgA gene encoding flagellar basal body P-ring formation chaperone FlgA codes for MTMRIARKGIRAMVFGLTMLVLLAPGGTVSDAADGWRLQVRSAATVAGPVVLLGEVAEPMGRMDERTWDSLSRIKLWKASDRPGRVVVVSRAKLREIFRFYMGDQAKRLILPSQMAVQTGGKAVSGPELRSRVVGFLTARATAMNGEAEIRDVQTPMHFFLASDSDRLELSMDDPLEPGRVKVQLRGITPDGRVMKRSVATAFLNIWKTVPSAAMPLNRLERLSRDKVSFTRVNLAYHPDVWDGTGGPWRMKRSLGRGQPITMQHIEALPAVERGETVDLIYKGRRIHLTIKAEALGEARIGQQVAVRNLQSKRTVMGTVVGDDQVMVR; via the coding sequence ATGACTATGAGGATCGCACGAAAGGGAATCCGGGCAATGGTTTTCGGGCTGACCATGCTGGTTCTGCTCGCGCCGGGCGGCACGGTTTCGGATGCGGCGGACGGCTGGCGGCTTCAGGTGCGCAGCGCGGCTACCGTGGCCGGTCCCGTTGTCCTGCTCGGTGAAGTTGCCGAGCCCATGGGACGCATGGACGAGCGCACCTGGGATTCCCTGTCGCGGATCAAGCTCTGGAAGGCCTCGGACAGACCCGGTCGGGTTGTCGTGGTCTCTCGTGCCAAGCTCAGGGAGATTTTCCGGTTCTACATGGGGGATCAGGCCAAGCGGCTGATTCTGCCCAGTCAGATGGCGGTGCAGACCGGAGGCAAGGCCGTGAGCGGACCGGAACTGCGAAGCCGGGTGGTCGGATTTTTGACGGCCCGGGCCACTGCCATGAACGGAGAAGCGGAAATCAGGGACGTGCAGACCCCGATGCATTTTTTTCTGGCCAGCGATTCGGACAGGCTCGAACTGTCCATGGACGATCCGCTTGAGCCCGGGCGGGTCAAGGTCCAGTTGCGCGGCATCACGCCGGACGGCCGGGTGATGAAGCGCTCGGTCGCCACTGCGTTTCTGAACATCTGGAAGACCGTGCCCAGCGCGGCCATGCCTCTGAACCGTTTGGAACGGCTCTCACGGGACAAGGTTTCCTTCACCAGAGTCAATCTGGCCTACCATCCGGACGTGTGGGACGGCACGGGCGGTCCGTGGCGCATGAAGCGTTCCCTTGGCCGCGGTCAGCCCATCACCATGCAGCATATCGAGGCCTTGCCCGCCGTGGAGCGGGGCGAGACCGTGGACCTGATCTACAAGGGCAGGCGCATTCACCTGACCATCAAGGCCGAGGCTCTGGGCGAGGCCCGGATAGGGCAGCAGGTTGCGGTGCGCAACTTGCAAAGCAAGCGGACAGTCATGGGAACCGTGGTCGGCGACGATCAGGTCATGGTTCGGTGA
- the flgG gene encoding flagellar basal-body rod protein FlgG, giving the protein MMRSLWTAATGMVAMQTHIDTLSNNLANVNTTGFKKSRAEFEDLMYQTLQIAGTQNQAGNRLPTGMQIGMGVRPVTVHKFFSQGDFKNTGNPLDIAIEGEGFFQVDMNGDLVYSRAGNFKIDNEGRMVTPGGHALQPEFTIPPETVSVVVTEDGHISALDKDGTALAESDLQLYRFTNPAGLTAAGRNFYRESEASGAAVAGTPGDENYGTLAQGFLEGSNVEMVDEMVGLIVGQRAFEINSKAITTSDAMLQTAINVKR; this is encoded by the coding sequence ATGATGCGTTCACTGTGGACAGCGGCCACGGGCATGGTTGCCATGCAGACCCACATCGATACGCTCTCGAACAACCTGGCCAACGTCAATACGACCGGGTTCAAGAAGAGCCGAGCCGAGTTCGAGGACCTGATGTACCAGACCCTGCAGATTGCGGGTACGCAGAATCAGGCGGGCAACCGTCTGCCCACGGGCATGCAGATCGGCATGGGTGTCCGGCCCGTGACCGTGCACAAGTTCTTTTCGCAGGGCGACTTCAAGAACACGGGCAACCCGTTGGACATCGCCATTGAGGGCGAGGGCTTCTTTCAGGTCGATATGAACGGCGATCTGGTGTACTCGCGCGCCGGCAACTTCAAGATCGACAACGAGGGCCGGATGGTCACTCCGGGCGGGCACGCCTTGCAGCCCGAGTTCACGATTCCGCCGGAAACCGTATCCGTGGTCGTGACCGAGGACGGGCACATTTCGGCGCTGGACAAGGACGGTACGGCTCTGGCCGAGTCGGATTTGCAGCTCTACCGGTTCACCAACCCGGCCGGGCTGACTGCAGCAGGCCGCAACTTCTATCGCGAGAGTGAAGCCTCGGGCGCTGCGGTTGCCGGGACTCCGGGCGATGAAAATTATGGCACTCTGGCGCAGGGATTTCTGGAAGGATCGAATGTGGAAATGGTGGACGAAATGGTCGGTCTGATCGTGGGGCAGCGTGCCTTCGAGATCAATTCCAAGGCCATCACCACGTCGGACGCCATGTTGCAGACCGCCATCAACGTGAAGCGGTAA
- the flgF gene encoding flagellar basal-body rod protein FlgF: protein MQDSTFSALFGALSNESRMSTIANNLANVNTTAYKKDRLAFHDTFVRFAHDYVVDSKPYLRDKDMFPKADIMARARLSDQQIDFSQGSLQKTGNKLDFALSGQGFFSVQTPEGPLYTRAGNFVTDAVGTLMTPRGDTVLVDGGPLSIPAGSRVTVDPGGMISVNGDPVGQFDLVAFDDPQLMEKVGSTYYRPRDGQAPAEPQDLEVQQGFLERGNVEVVTEMVSMIETQRAFQTYSKMIQGTDAIDKKLINQVGMTRG from the coding sequence ATGCAGGACAGTACGTTCAGCGCTTTATTCGGCGCTTTGTCCAATGAATCCAGGATGTCGACCATCGCCAATAATTTGGCGAACGTGAATACGACCGCCTACAAGAAGGACCGTTTGGCTTTTCACGACACCTTTGTCAGGTTCGCCCATGATTATGTCGTGGATAGCAAACCCTACCTTCGGGACAAGGACATGTTCCCCAAGGCCGACATCATGGCCAGGGCCAGGCTTTCCGATCAGCAGATCGATTTCTCGCAGGGGAGTTTGCAGAAGACCGGCAACAAGCTGGACTTCGCGCTTTCCGGGCAGGGATTCTTTTCCGTGCAGACGCCCGAAGGACCGCTCTACACACGCGCCGGGAATTTCGTGACCGACGCGGTGGGAACGCTCATGACCCCGAGGGGCGACACCGTGCTTGTGGACGGCGGTCCGCTGTCCATCCCGGCCGGGTCCAGGGTCACTGTTGATCCGGGCGGCATGATCAGCGTGAACGGCGATCCTGTCGGGCAATTCGATCTGGTCGCTTTCGACGATCCCCAACTGATGGAAAAGGTGGGCAGCACCTATTACCGGCCCAGAGACGGACAAGCCCCTGCCGAACCTCAGGACCTTGAGGTGCAGCAGGGATTTCTGGAACGCGGGAATGTCGAGGTGGTCACGGAAATGGTGTCCATGATCGAGACCCAGCGCGCATTTCAGACCTACAGCAAGATGATTCAGGGCACGGATGCCATTGACAAGAAGCTTATCAACCAAGTGGGCATGACCCGCGGCTAG
- the rimP gene encoding ribosome maturation factor RimP produces the protein MRLNSFEQQLTDLIRPEVESLGHVFWGLTAPSAGKKRIVRIYIDNPDGVTIDQCAKVSRHVGLILEVEDIVPGAYTLEVSSPGFERRFFTLEQMADYVGREVTVKLHDPRDGQRNFKGGLVRIDPEGPVLDIEGDEMFLEWEDVKEARLVHNF, from the coding sequence ATGCGTCTGAATTCCTTTGAACAGCAACTTACCGACCTGATCCGGCCCGAGGTCGAATCCCTGGGACACGTTTTCTGGGGACTCACGGCCCCTTCCGCCGGCAAGAAGCGCATCGTGCGGATCTACATCGACAATCCGGACGGAGTTACCATTGACCAATGCGCCAAGGTCAGCCGCCATGTGGGGCTTATCCTGGAAGTCGAGGACATCGTCCCCGGCGCATATACACTTGAAGTATCCTCACCCGGATTCGAAAGACGGTTTTTCACGCTGGAACAGATGGCCGACTATGTGGGCCGAGAGGTCACGGTCAAGCTGCACGATCCCCGGGACGGCCAGCGGAACTTCAAGGGCGGCCTTGTCCGCATCGACCCGGAAGGTCCGGTGCTCGACATCGAAGGGGACGAAATGTTCCTGGAATGGGAAGACGTCAAGGAAGCCCGACTGGTTCACAATTTCTAG
- the nusA gene encoding transcription termination factor NusA: protein MSELKKAIDQISKDRGIDRDLLIDTLEEAVRSAVARKYGDTMDIEVTFNEGLGEIEVYQFKVVVDEVHDPVSEIPLEEAKTHDPNVQLDDEMGFKLKVEDLGRIAAQSAKQVIIQRMRDAEQEIIYEEYKDRVGEIASGIIQRRDRTGWIINLGRTEAILPKDEQIPRERYKRGDRVQAYIIDVLKESRGPQVVVSRSHPDYMIELFRREVPEVSDSTVKIMGVARDPGLRAKVAVMSRDRDVDPVGACVGIRGSRIQNVVQELKGERIDIVVWSPDIAMYAQHALSPAVITRITVDEEDETLEVVVPDDQLTLAIGRKGQNVKLASRLLGWRIDILTETRYAEANAGRAGMDQIASVAEMNPEAFYNAGFETLESIRIADDEALLAVPGLNERKIGDIRAAINMLAPMEAPEESETPEAAADEPEAPALGGEQE, encoded by the coding sequence ATGTCTGAACTGAAGAAAGCCATCGACCAGATCAGCAAGGACAGGGGCATCGACCGTGATCTCCTGATCGACACCCTTGAGGAGGCGGTCCGTTCCGCCGTGGCCCGCAAATACGGGGACACCATGGACATCGAAGTCACCTTCAACGAAGGCCTCGGGGAAATCGAGGTCTATCAGTTCAAGGTCGTCGTCGACGAAGTCCACGACCCGGTCAGCGAGATTCCTCTCGAGGAAGCCAAGACCCATGACCCCAACGTCCAGCTGGACGACGAAATGGGCTTCAAGCTCAAGGTCGAGGATCTGGGCCGCATTGCCGCGCAATCCGCCAAGCAGGTCATCATCCAGCGCATGCGGGATGCCGAGCAGGAAATCATTTACGAGGAATACAAGGATCGCGTCGGGGAAATCGCGAGCGGCATCATTCAGCGCCGCGACCGCACCGGCTGGATCATCAACCTGGGCCGCACTGAAGCCATCCTGCCCAAGGACGAGCAGATTCCCCGCGAGCGCTACAAGCGCGGCGATCGGGTCCAGGCATACATCATCGACGTGCTCAAGGAATCCCGCGGCCCGCAGGTCGTGGTTTCCCGGTCCCACCCGGACTACATGATCGAACTCTTCCGCCGCGAAGTCCCGGAAGTTTCCGACAGCACGGTCAAGATCATGGGCGTTGCACGCGACCCGGGCCTCAGGGCCAAGGTGGCCGTCATGTCCCGCGATCGCGACGTGGACCCGGTGGGCGCCTGCGTGGGCATCCGCGGTTCCCGCATCCAGAACGTGGTGCAGGAGCTCAAGGGCGAACGCATCGACATCGTTGTCTGGAGCCCGGATATCGCCATGTATGCCCAGCACGCCCTGTCCCCGGCCGTGATCACCCGGATCACCGTGGACGAAGAGGACGAGACTCTGGAAGTGGTGGTGCCCGACGATCAGCTCACTCTGGCCATTGGCCGCAAGGGGCAGAACGTCAAGCTGGCCTCCCGGCTTCTGGGCTGGAGGATAGACATCCTCACGGAAACCCGATACGCGGAAGCCAACGCGGGCCGGGCCGGAATGGATCAGATCGCCAGCGTGGCCGAAATGAACCCCGAAGCCTTCTACAATGCGGGCTTCGAAACCCTGGAATCCATCAGGATCGCCGATGACGAGGCCCTGCTTGCGGTTCCCGGACTGAACGAACGCAAAATCGGCGACATCCGCGCCGCCATCAACATGCTTGCACCCATGGAGGCCCCGGAGGAATCCGAGACTCCCGAAGCAGCAGCGGATGAACCCGAAGCTCCCGCCCTGGGCGGCGAGCAGGAATAA
- a CDS encoding YlxR family protein has product MCVVCRGRFPKEELLRHVCPLTPEETGTGGLVPDPGQKLPGRGFYICGRPECRAKFEKVARGLKKKCKGEAL; this is encoded by the coding sequence ATGTGCGTCGTCTGCCGGGGGCGGTTCCCCAAGGAGGAACTGCTCCGGCACGTCTGCCCACTGACTCCGGAAGAAACGGGAACCGGCGGCTTGGTTCCCGATCCCGGGCAGAAATTGCCTGGGCGAGGTTTTTATATATGCGGCAGGCCCGAATGTCGGGCCAAATTTGAAAAGGTTGCGCGCGGCCTGAAAAAGAAATGCAAGGGGGAAGCTCTATGA
- the infB gene encoding translation initiation factor IF-2 has product MTDKLRVKDLAQELGLTNKDIIQHLRELGVQAKSHMTVVEPEDAARLRETTSSTTSGAEMVQREVQPGVIVRRRRGKGRAKAEPEAPQTEPDTEAVEAAPVAETGPASEPVSESKPDAAEAEEAAPAPKAQKKAPKKTKPQVKIIKPVQAEESPVPEVEETPVAAEPEKAAKIEKEVEEPVKTKAAEPVQKAPAAPEKAETPAPEKKAEDSAKAAPESKAAKKAETKEAAPEEDRKSEGKKKKKRKKEPAAPKVRVISMPDPEEVAARKARKEAEALNQPKRGGGRGDNRRGAPRGAAPGGPRNGGGPRNGAGPRNGAGPRNTTGPATPPVPDGRSRKKQRKDRRVVEFGAHDREKDTPSKIFDDGSGAKGKRRKKGGRRDSRSMRPEPRQVQPMKAAKRKIKFDEAIRLSDMAHQMGVKAQDLIKVLFGMGVMATINQALDIDTATLLAAEFEYEIENVSFDETEFLMPTEVDKPEELKGRPPVVTIMGHVDHGKTSLLDAIRATNVTAGEAGGITQHIGAYHVRTKRGEIVFLDTPGHEAFTTMRMRGAQVTDIVILVVAADDGVMDQTREAISHSKAAGVPIVVAVNKIDKEGSNPDNVKRELADLGLIPEDWGGETIFANVSAKQKTGLDNLLELVLLQAEVLELKANPDKPARGHIVEAKLDKGRGPVGTMLISEGTINQGDSFVCGVQFGKVRAMFNDQGKKIKTAGPAMPVEIQGFDGLPEAGDEFVVVTDEKVARRIAQTRQMKQRERELAGKSKVTLESFLASKPDQEAQELNLVLKADVQGSLEAVTEALVKLSTDEVKISVVHGGAGAITESDILLAGASDAIIIGFNVRPNLKVKEIAERENVEIRFYDIIYKLVSEVKDAMSGMLTPDIEEVYLGQAEVRDTFNVPKVGTVAGCFVADGKIIRNAKVRLLREGVVIYTGELASLKRFKDDAKEVAKGFECGMGLAKFNDVKVGDSIEAFEEREVARTID; this is encoded by the coding sequence ATGACGGACAAGCTGAGGGTCAAAGACCTGGCCCAGGAACTTGGGCTAACAAACAAGGATATAATACAGCACCTGCGGGAACTCGGGGTCCAGGCCAAAAGCCACATGACCGTTGTCGAGCCCGAGGATGCGGCGCGTCTTCGCGAGACCACCTCCAGCACCACTTCCGGCGCGGAGATGGTTCAGCGTGAAGTCCAGCCCGGAGTCATTGTCCGGCGCAGACGCGGCAAGGGGCGCGCCAAGGCCGAGCCCGAAGCGCCCCAGACCGAACCCGATACGGAGGCAGTGGAAGCGGCACCTGTCGCAGAAACCGGACCAGCTTCCGAACCCGTGTCTGAAAGCAAGCCCGACGCAGCCGAAGCCGAGGAAGCCGCCCCCGCTCCCAAGGCTCAGAAAAAGGCCCCGAAAAAGACCAAGCCGCAGGTCAAAATCATCAAACCCGTTCAGGCGGAGGAATCCCCCGTACCCGAGGTCGAAGAGACCCCGGTCGCCGCCGAGCCGGAAAAAGCCGCCAAAATCGAGAAAGAAGTGGAAGAACCCGTGAAAACCAAGGCTGCAGAGCCCGTACAGAAAGCTCCCGCAGCCCCGGAAAAGGCCGAGACTCCCGCTCCCGAAAAGAAGGCGGAAGATTCGGCAAAGGCCGCTCCCGAGTCCAAGGCTGCGAAAAAGGCCGAGACCAAGGAAGCCGCCCCCGAGGAAGACAGAAAATCCGAGGGCAAAAAGAAGAAAAAGAGAAAGAAGGAACCTGCGGCCCCCAAGGTTCGCGTCATTTCCATGCCCGACCCGGAAGAAGTCGCGGCACGCAAGGCGCGCAAGGAAGCCGAGGCGCTGAATCAACCCAAACGCGGCGGAGGCCGTGGCGACAACAGGCGCGGTGCGCCCCGTGGCGCTGCGCCCGGCGGCCCCAGAAATGGTGGCGGTCCACGCAACGGAGCTGGTCCGCGCAATGGAGCTGGTCCCAGAAATACTACTGGTCCTGCTACTCCGCCCGTGCCTGATGGCCGCAGCCGCAAGAAGCAGCGCAAGGATCGCAGGGTTGTGGAATTCGGCGCGCATGATCGCGAGAAGGACACTCCTTCCAAGATTTTCGACGACGGCAGTGGAGCCAAGGGCAAACGACGCAAGAAGGGCGGTCGCCGCGACAGCCGTTCCATGCGTCCGGAACCGCGTCAGGTGCAGCCCATGAAGGCTGCCAAGCGCAAGATCAAGTTTGACGAAGCCATCCGTCTTTCGGACATGGCGCACCAGATGGGCGTCAAGGCTCAGGACCTGATCAAGGTGCTGTTCGGCATGGGCGTGATGGCCACCATCAACCAGGCTCTGGATATCGACACCGCCACCCTGCTGGCTGCGGAATTCGAATACGAAATCGAGAACGTCTCCTTTGACGAAACCGAATTCCTGATGCCCACCGAGGTGGACAAGCCCGAGGAACTCAAGGGAAGGCCGCCGGTCGTCACCATCATGGGACACGTCGACCACGGCAAGACCTCGCTGCTGGACGCCATCCGCGCCACCAACGTGACTGCGGGCGAAGCCGGAGGCATCACCCAGCACATCGGCGCGTACCACGTGCGCACCAAACGCGGCGAGATCGTGTTCCTCGATACCCCGGGCCATGAGGCGTTCACCACCATGCGCATGCGCGGCGCCCAGGTCACGGATATCGTCATCCTGGTCGTGGCCGCCGACGACGGCGTCATGGATCAGACCCGCGAGGCCATCAGCCACTCCAAGGCTGCGGGCGTCCCCATCGTGGTCGCGGTGAACAAGATCGACAAGGAAGGTTCCAACCCGGACAACGTCAAGCGCGAGCTGGCCGATCTCGGCCTCATCCCCGAGGATTGGGGCGGCGAGACCATCTTCGCCAACGTGTCCGCCAAGCAGAAGACCGGACTGGACAACCTGCTGGAACTGGTTCTGCTTCAGGCCGAGGTTCTGGAGCTCAAGGCCAACCCGGACAAACCCGCGCGTGGTCACATTGTCGAGGCCAAGCTGGACAAGGGCCGCGGCCCGGTGGGCACCATGCTCATCTCCGAAGGCACCATCAATCAGGGCGACAGCTTTGTTTGCGGCGTGCAGTTCGGCAAGGTCCGGGCCATGTTCAATGACCAGGGCAAGAAGATCAAGACTGCCGGACCGGCCATGCCCGTGGAAATCCAGGGCTTTGACGGTCTGCCCGAAGCTGGCGACGAATTCGTGGTCGTGACCGATGAAAAGGTTGCCCGCCGCATCGCCCAGACCCGCCAGATGAAGCAGCGCGAACGCGAACTGGCAGGCAAGTCCAAGGTGACCCTCGAGTCCTTTCTGGCTTCCAAGCCGGATCAGGAGGCTCAGGAACTCAACCTGGTGCTCAAGGCGGACGTGCAGGGTTCTCTGGAAGCCGTTACCGAGGCTCTGGTCAAGCTCAGCACGGACGAAGTCAAGATCAGCGTGGTTCACGGCGGAGCCGGTGCCATCACCGAGTCCGACATCCTGCTGGCCGGCGCTTCCGACGCCATCATCATCGGCTTCAATGTACGCCCGAACCTGAAGGTCAAGGAGATCGCGGAACGGGAGAACGTGGAAATCCGTTTCTACGACATCATCTACAAGCTGGTGAGCGAAGTGAAGGACGCCATGAGCGGCATGCTTACCCCGGACATCGAAGAGGTGTACCTGGGTCAGGCCGAAGTGCGCGACACCTTCAACGTGCCCAAGGTGGGCACCGTGGCCGGCTGTTTCGTTGCCGACGGCAAGATCATCCGCAATGCCAAGGTCCGCCTCCTGCGCGAGGGCGTGGTCATCTACACCGGCGAACTTGCATCCCTGAAGCGTTTCAAGGATGACGCCAAGGAAGTGGCCAAGGGCTTCGAATGCGGCATGGGACTCGCCAAGTTCAACGACGTCAAGGTCGGCGACAGCATCGAAGCGTTCGAGGAACGCGAGGTCGCCCGCACCATCGACTAG